From a region of the Chitinophaga caseinilytica genome:
- a CDS encoding RagB/SusD family nutrient uptake outer membrane protein, whose product MKSIYKYCFAAVASAGLLASCAKKDLLDPTVVRSLNEELTFGDSVRTMAFVTSIYSELGANSFNSRYGNGGSLAEGSDESVSRLFGATQAWVPLMIGTLNATRTTPYEKVYNNGWNNIRRVNTFLKNFGKLPLAGETKNQLLGEVKFLRAWYFWTMVQHFGGLPLIGDKLYTLDDTILEPRASYADCIDYLVKELDEAADLVVAPTEQRPEDYGRVNKGFCMGLKARILLNAASKLYNGGQESIASAAQKPLVGYMDNKPERWTTAREAAEALINTGWYSLVENGTAGKGFYDLFIERKNSEFIFPAMAGQNRTMEANFLPRSRNGNVNGCPSLNAAKRFGMNNGLPITDQNSGYDPANPFKDRDPRFKYTILNNGDKWRTNASSTAVPIWTHIGAETDGVDASLVYTGMFFRKFCSEATTGNGGSQTDRVMPIIRYADILLMYAEASIEEGQFEKAAEKIIMVRKRAGIKPGGDGRYGLKASGDKAYWTSVIQNERAVELCLEDSRFWDVRRWKTAPVDLNTTIYRLMITKVADNQWTYAELPVDKNPIRVFQSLHYFFPLPMAEVMKNTAMVQNPGY is encoded by the coding sequence ATGAAAAGCATTTATAAATACTGTTTCGCCGCCGTGGCCAGCGCGGGCCTGCTTGCATCCTGCGCGAAGAAAGACCTGCTCGACCCCACGGTAGTGCGTTCCCTGAACGAAGAACTGACCTTCGGCGACAGCGTAAGGACGATGGCGTTCGTGACGTCTATCTACAGCGAGCTGGGCGCCAATTCCTTCAACAGCCGGTATGGCAACGGGGGAAGCCTCGCCGAGGGGTCTGACGAGTCCGTTTCCCGCCTCTTCGGCGCTACGCAGGCCTGGGTGCCGCTCATGATCGGCACGCTCAACGCCACGCGCACCACGCCTTACGAGAAAGTCTACAACAACGGATGGAACAACATCCGCCGCGTCAATACCTTCCTGAAGAATTTCGGCAAGCTGCCGCTGGCCGGAGAAACCAAAAACCAATTGCTCGGTGAAGTGAAATTCCTCCGCGCCTGGTACTTCTGGACGATGGTGCAACACTTCGGCGGCCTGCCGCTCATCGGCGACAAGCTCTATACCCTCGACGATACCATCCTGGAGCCCCGCGCTTCGTACGCAGACTGTATCGATTACCTGGTGAAAGAGCTGGATGAAGCGGCCGATCTCGTGGTAGCGCCCACCGAACAACGCCCGGAAGATTATGGCCGGGTGAACAAAGGCTTCTGCATGGGCCTCAAGGCCCGCATCCTCCTCAATGCGGCCAGCAAGCTGTATAACGGCGGACAGGAATCCATCGCCTCCGCAGCGCAGAAACCGCTGGTGGGTTATATGGACAACAAGCCCGAACGCTGGACGACCGCACGCGAAGCGGCCGAAGCGCTCATCAACACCGGATGGTATTCTCTGGTGGAAAACGGTACGGCAGGAAAGGGTTTCTACGACCTGTTCATCGAACGTAAAAACAGCGAATTCATTTTCCCTGCGATGGCCGGTCAGAACCGCACCATGGAAGCCAACTTCCTCCCCCGCTCCCGCAACGGCAACGTGAACGGATGCCCCAGCCTCAACGCCGCCAAGCGTTTCGGGATGAACAACGGTTTGCCCATCACCGATCAGAATTCCGGGTACGACCCCGCCAATCCTTTCAAAGACCGCGATCCCCGGTTCAAATACACGATCCTCAACAACGGCGATAAATGGCGCACCAACGCCAGCAGCACCGCCGTCCCCATCTGGACCCACATCGGCGCGGAAACCGATGGCGTAGACGCCAGCCTCGTGTACACCGGCATGTTCTTCCGCAAGTTCTGCAGCGAAGCCACCACCGGCAACGGCGGGTCGCAGACAGACCGCGTGATGCCCATCATCCGGTATGCAGACATCCTGCTCATGTATGCGGAAGCATCCATCGAAGAAGGACAGTTCGAGAAAGCCGCGGAAAAGATCATCATGGTCCGCAAACGCGCCGGCATCAAGCCCGGCGGCGATGGACGGTACGGCCTCAAAGCCTCGGGCGACAAAGCCTACTGGACCAGTGTGATCCAGAACGAGCGCGCAGTGGAACTTTGCCTGGAAGACTCCCGCTTCTGGGACGTGCGCCGCTGGAAAACGGCACCGGTAGACCTCAACACCACCATCTACCGCCTCATGATCACCAAGGTGGCAGACAATCAGTGGACGTATGCGGAGCTGCCTGTAGACAAGAACCCCATTCGGGTGTTCCAGTCGCTCCACTACTTCTTCCCGCTGCCCATGGCCGAAGTCATGAAAAACACCGCCATGGTCCAGAACCCGGGATACTAG
- a CDS encoding winged helix-turn-helix transcriptional regulator yields the protein MTRIKETSTNYANKKMMEDWCPEVYAASIIGNQWSLAICCFLINGKMRFSELRKKMPGITERMLTIQLRRLEENGVVTRKVYPEVPPRVEYEMTAIGKQLKTITEALEAWGLAHRRLQSKSK from the coding sequence ATGACCAGGATCAAGGAAACTTCGACCAATTACGCCAACAAGAAAATGATGGAAGACTGGTGCCCGGAGGTGTATGCCGCGAGCATCATCGGCAATCAGTGGTCGCTGGCGATCTGCTGCTTCCTCATTAACGGCAAGATGCGGTTCAGCGAGCTCCGCAAGAAGATGCCAGGCATTACCGAACGGATGCTCACCATCCAGCTGCGGCGGTTGGAAGAAAACGGGGTGGTGACGCGGAAGGTGTATCCGGAAGTGCCGCCGCGCGTGGAATACGAAATGACGGCCATCGGAAAGCAGCTCAAAACGATCACGGAAGCCCTGGAAGCATGGGGCCTCGCGCACAGGCGGTTGCAATCAAAATCCAAATAA
- a CDS encoding NAD(P)H-dependent oxidoreductase: MKTLVIVTHPTIEKSVINKRWTAELEKHPEKYHVHSLYEVYPDGKIDVNKEQELLERFDHIVFQFPFYWFNCPPLLKQWLDEVLTYGWAYGKSSGYKLGGKKMALAITAGIGEEGYRPEGKYKYTMETLTTPFELTFQYIHADYKGIYVYYDMEQNASDEWVEASVAPFLGFLESLKAECPSPAVQERA; the protein is encoded by the coding sequence ATGAAAACACTCGTGATCGTAACCCACCCCACCATCGAAAAATCCGTCATCAACAAAAGATGGACCGCCGAACTGGAAAAACACCCGGAAAAATACCATGTGCATTCGCTGTACGAAGTGTACCCGGACGGCAAGATCGACGTCAACAAAGAACAGGAACTGCTCGAACGGTTCGACCATATCGTATTCCAGTTCCCTTTTTACTGGTTCAACTGTCCGCCGCTGCTGAAACAATGGCTGGACGAAGTGCTGACCTACGGCTGGGCCTATGGTAAATCCAGCGGGTACAAACTGGGCGGCAAGAAAATGGCGCTGGCCATCACGGCGGGCATCGGAGAAGAAGGCTATCGCCCGGAGGGCAAATACAAATACACCATGGAAACGCTCACCACCCCGTTCGAGCTCACCTTCCAGTACATCCACGCCGATTACAAGGGCATTTACGTGTACTACGACATGGAACAAAATGCGTCCGACGAATGGGTGGAAGCCAGTGTGGCGCCTTTCCTGGGGTTCCTGGAATCGCTGAAAGCAGAATGCCCGTCCCCGGCAGTGCAGGAACGGGCATGA
- a CDS encoding nuclear transport factor 2 family protein, translating to MKKIVSLLALVAFSQLSQAQSKDEQDVAAAVLKLREAMVSADKSALESLTAPTLTYGHSNGRIENQAEFVDYLVSGKGDFVTIDLSNQTIIMNGNTAIVRHTLQGDTADGGKPGKVNLYVMLVWAKSGKQWKLIGRQAVKVPPAS from the coding sequence ATGAAAAAAATTGTATCCCTGCTGGCGCTCGTGGCTTTCAGCCAATTGAGCCAGGCGCAATCCAAAGACGAACAAGACGTAGCTGCTGCCGTGCTGAAGCTGCGGGAAGCGATGGTTTCGGCCGATAAGTCGGCCCTGGAATCGCTCACCGCGCCCACGCTCACCTACGGCCATTCCAACGGCCGGATCGAAAACCAGGCCGAGTTCGTGGATTACCTCGTGAGCGGCAAAGGCGACTTCGTCACGATAGACCTTTCCAACCAGACCATCATCATGAACGGCAATACCGCTATCGTTCGGCATACGCTCCAGGGCGATACGGCAGATGGCGGAAAGCCCGGTAAAGTGAACCTCTACGTGATGCTGGTGTGGGCCAAATCCGGCAAGCAGTGGAAACTGATCGGCCGGCAGGCCGTGAAAGTTCCGCCCGCATCCTGA
- a CDS encoding M60 family metallopeptidase, which produces MTTLMIRQSTISCALMLAALTAGAQQLAPGNILITPENRLSVKDKDMRNAIRDWSREQLASTNYAKIVAHPSAAVFPGSVDKSAARVTETVSITHNRISDALAPVVATLHYSQPWRNNMYSTGLYAVAGEYIEVTVPESLIGKDVSIQIGAHSDNLTRWVAGGEDWRRMPDIVRVDTVRKKTTRIASPFGGLIYITASPKSDSWTADVKIARAVKAPLFIAGKTTAEQWKQQLAASKAPWGELATDKVILTIPDSILRQVNDPENVLKLWDLIVGGEMELAQIPQPYYRPQRMVIDEHIGGGFMHSGYPIMIHHSPSSRMLSADVIADPAKLMKGSKGGANWGFFHEIGHNMQNNDWVFGGTTEVSCNFFSLYMFDRLLGGRDDAHTGVSNDETQKAMKNYFAEGPAYQKWQQSPFLGLIMFRQLQEAFGWETYKKFFREYQALAIADPSGEYARGDQKKRDLWAKTFSKVSGRNIAPFFEKWGIPISDDVEKELASLPGWMPYNFPPQ; this is translated from the coding sequence ATGACTACTCTTATGATCAGGCAATCCACTATCAGCTGCGCCCTTATGCTGGCCGCGCTGACGGCCGGGGCGCAACAGCTCGCGCCCGGCAACATCCTCATTACACCCGAAAACCGGCTTTCCGTAAAGGACAAAGACATGCGCAATGCGATCCGCGACTGGAGCAGGGAGCAACTCGCTTCCACCAACTACGCGAAGATCGTTGCGCACCCTTCGGCTGCGGTGTTTCCCGGTAGCGTAGACAAAAGCGCGGCGCGGGTAACGGAAACCGTTTCCATCACGCACAACAGGATCAGCGACGCGCTGGCGCCCGTGGTGGCCACGCTGCATTATTCCCAACCCTGGCGCAACAACATGTACAGCACCGGATTATACGCCGTGGCGGGGGAATACATCGAGGTAACCGTTCCCGAATCGCTTATCGGTAAAGACGTGAGCATCCAGATCGGCGCGCATTCAGACAACCTCACGCGCTGGGTGGCCGGTGGGGAAGACTGGCGCCGGATGCCCGACATCGTGCGGGTAGACACGGTCCGCAAAAAGACGACCCGCATCGCATCTCCTTTCGGCGGCCTCATTTACATCACCGCATCGCCCAAATCCGATTCGTGGACGGCCGACGTGAAAATCGCCCGGGCCGTGAAAGCCCCGCTCTTCATCGCCGGAAAAACGACCGCGGAGCAGTGGAAGCAGCAACTCGCCGCCAGCAAGGCGCCCTGGGGAGAACTGGCCACCGATAAGGTCATCCTCACCATTCCCGATTCCATCCTCCGGCAGGTGAACGATCCTGAAAATGTGCTGAAGCTCTGGGATCTGATCGTGGGCGGCGAAATGGAGCTCGCGCAGATCCCGCAACCCTATTACCGGCCGCAGCGCATGGTGATAGACGAGCACATTGGCGGAGGGTTCATGCACAGCGGATATCCGATCATGATCCATCATTCGCCTTCGAGCAGGATGCTTTCCGCCGACGTGATCGCCGATCCGGCGAAGCTCATGAAAGGCAGCAAAGGCGGCGCCAACTGGGGTTTCTTCCACGAGATCGGGCACAACATGCAGAATAACGACTGGGTATTCGGCGGCACCACCGAAGTAAGCTGCAATTTCTTTTCGCTGTATATGTTCGACCGCCTGCTCGGTGGCCGCGACGATGCGCATACCGGTGTTTCGAACGACGAAACCCAGAAAGCCATGAAAAATTATTTCGCGGAGGGGCCGGCTTACCAGAAGTGGCAGCAAAGCCCTTTCCTGGGGCTCATCATGTTCCGCCAGCTGCAGGAAGCATTTGGATGGGAAACATATAAAAAATTCTTCCGCGAATACCAGGCCCTCGCCATCGCCGACCCTTCCGGGGAATATGCGCGCGGCGATCAGAAGAAGCGCGACCTCTGGGCCAAAACCTTCTCGAAAGTAAGCGGCCGCAACATCGCACCATTTTTCGAGAAATGGGGCATTCCCATCAGCGACGACGTGGAAAAGGAACTGGCTTCCCTCCCCGGATGGATGCCGTACAACTTCCCGCCGCAGTAA
- a CDS encoding O-acetylhomoserine aminocarboxypropyltransferase/cysteine synthase, with the protein MSNNSLRFETLQVHAGYQPDPVTHSAAVPIYQTTSYTFEDAGHAADLFQLKQFGNIYTRIMNPTTDVFEKRIAALEGGVGALAVASGQAAQFIALHNILLPGDNFVTSSYLYGGTYNQFKVSFKRIGVEARFADLDNPSSFEALIDGRTKAIYVETIGNPGFAIPDFEKISAIAKKHDLPLVVDNTFGAGGYLFRPLEHGANIVVEAATKWIGGHGNSIGGVIVDGGNYNWGNGKFQQFSEPDEAYHGMKFWEVFGSHSRFGNIAYIIRARVTGLRSWGPSLSPQNAWLFLQGLESLSLRVDRTIQNTQALAEWLQQQPQVEFVNYPGLPGNKYNELAKKYLKRGAGGVLSFKVKGGKEAADTLVQSLELIYHLANVGDSKTLIIHPSTTTHQQLSEEEQRKAGVEPGLLRISLGIEHIDDIKADLAQAFAKI; encoded by the coding sequence ATGTCAAACAACTCCTTACGATTTGAGACGCTTCAAGTCCACGCAGGCTACCAGCCAGACCCCGTTACCCATTCGGCAGCCGTTCCCATTTACCAGACTACTTCCTATACGTTCGAAGATGCGGGCCATGCGGCAGACCTCTTCCAGCTGAAACAGTTCGGCAATATCTATACGCGTATCATGAACCCCACCACCGACGTCTTCGAGAAGCGCATCGCCGCGCTGGAAGGTGGTGTGGGCGCGCTGGCGGTGGCTTCCGGCCAGGCGGCGCAATTCATCGCCCTGCACAACATCCTGCTCCCGGGCGATAACTTCGTGACCTCTTCGTACCTCTACGGCGGTACCTATAACCAGTTCAAAGTGAGCTTTAAAAGGATCGGTGTGGAAGCGCGTTTCGCGGACCTCGACAATCCCTCCAGCTTCGAAGCCCTCATAGACGGCCGTACCAAAGCCATTTACGTGGAAACGATCGGCAACCCCGGCTTTGCCATTCCCGATTTCGAAAAAATCAGCGCCATCGCGAAGAAACACGACCTCCCGCTGGTGGTAGACAATACCTTCGGCGCAGGCGGATACCTTTTCCGCCCCCTGGAGCATGGTGCCAACATCGTGGTGGAAGCCGCCACCAAATGGATCGGCGGCCATGGCAACAGCATCGGCGGCGTGATCGTAGACGGCGGGAATTACAACTGGGGCAACGGCAAATTCCAGCAGTTCTCCGAGCCGGACGAAGCCTACCACGGCATGAAGTTCTGGGAAGTGTTCGGCTCGCACAGCCGCTTCGGCAACATCGCCTACATCATCCGCGCAAGGGTGACGGGCCTCCGCAGCTGGGGACCCTCGCTGTCGCCGCAGAACGCCTGGCTGTTCCTGCAGGGCCTGGAATCCCTCAGCCTGCGGGTAGACCGCACCATCCAGAACACCCAGGCGCTGGCGGAATGGCTCCAGCAGCAGCCCCAGGTGGAATTCGTGAACTATCCCGGCCTGCCCGGCAACAAATACAACGAGCTGGCGAAGAAATACCTGAAAAGAGGCGCCGGCGGGGTATTGTCGTTCAAGGTGAAAGGCGGAAAGGAAGCGGCAGACACGCTCGTGCAAAGCCTGGAGCTCATCTATCACCTGGCCAATGTGGGCGACAGCAAAACGCTCATCATCCATCCCTCCACCACCACGCACCAGCAGCTCAGTGAGGAAGAACAACGCAAGGCAGGCGTTGAGCCCGGCCTGTTGCGCATTTCCCTCGGTATCGAGCATATCGACGATATCAAGGCCGACCTGGCGCAGGCATTCGCAAAAATCTAG
- a CDS encoding SRPBCC family protein, with the protein MSRTYRIRKSQLLPVSLDAAWDFFSDPSNLRRITPPQMGFTVTSEPHQGRIYAGQIIEYRLKPVLGIPVYWMTEITRVEQGRMFIDEQRFGPYSFWHHQHHFEQQGNGTLMTDIVHYRIPLGWLGDVANSLFVQRQLEGLFRFRTTAVDTLFGNNGA; encoded by the coding sequence ATGTCGCGCACATACCGCATCCGTAAATCGCAATTATTACCGGTAAGCCTGGACGCCGCCTGGGATTTTTTCAGCGACCCGTCCAACCTCCGGCGCATCACGCCGCCCCAAATGGGGTTCACCGTCACCAGTGAGCCTCACCAGGGGCGGATTTATGCAGGGCAGATCATCGAATACCGCCTCAAACCCGTTCTCGGCATTCCCGTCTACTGGATGACCGAAATCACGCGGGTAGAACAGGGCCGCATGTTCATCGACGAGCAGCGTTTCGGCCCCTACAGTTTCTGGCACCACCAGCACCATTTCGAGCAACAGGGCAATGGCACGCTCATGACCGACATCGTACATTACCGCATTCCCCTCGGCTGGCTGGGCGACGTGGCCAATTCCCTCTTCGTGCAACGCCAGCTGGAAGGCCTTTTCCGCTTCAGGACCACCGCCGTGGACACGCTCTTCGGAAACAACGGGGCATAA
- a CDS encoding sialidase family protein, translating to MFRSLLALSLLACSAARAQEKELVPQMHTRIFIMENPPVPEVHASTIVELDKGRLMAAWFGGTEEGKKDVGIWTSIYQHGEWSQPKELVNGVVDASTRYPSWNPVLFRTKAGKLFLYYKVGPNPREWWGMMMSSSNNGKTWSAPQRLPDGMLGPIKNKPFQLENGDILYPTSTESVDKNIWKIHLEKSDKNGGNWSRIEIPNDTFQAIQPSILRYPHDSLQLLCRSKNDHVVQSWSADNGKTWSPVTATKLPNPNSGTDALTLDNGYKLIVYNPAVRGGNWSAGRAKLYVAISRDGINWKDAAVLENGDKGEFSYPAVIQGKDGLIHITYTADRKNIRYCMMRIAPLTAE from the coding sequence ATGTTCCGTTCCCTACTGGCCTTGTCCCTCCTCGCCTGCTCCGCGGCCCGCGCCCAGGAGAAGGAATTGGTGCCGCAGATGCACACCCGCATTTTTATCATGGAAAATCCCCCCGTGCCCGAAGTCCACGCGTCCACCATCGTGGAGCTCGACAAAGGAAGGCTCATGGCAGCCTGGTTCGGCGGCACCGAGGAAGGTAAAAAAGACGTCGGCATTTGGACGTCCATCTATCAGCACGGCGAATGGAGCCAACCGAAAGAACTGGTGAACGGCGTGGTCGACGCATCTACCCGCTACCCTTCCTGGAACCCCGTGCTGTTCCGCACCAAAGCCGGAAAACTGTTCCTGTATTACAAAGTAGGCCCCAATCCGCGTGAATGGTGGGGAATGATGATGAGCTCGTCCAACAACGGAAAAACCTGGTCTGCACCGCAACGGCTGCCCGATGGCATGCTCGGCCCCATCAAAAACAAACCTTTCCAACTGGAGAACGGCGACATCCTCTACCCTACCAGTACCGAAAGCGTAGATAAAAACATCTGGAAAATACATCTCGAAAAATCGGATAAGAACGGCGGCAACTGGTCGCGCATCGAAATACCGAACGATACTTTCCAGGCGATACAGCCCAGTATTTTACGGTATCCGCACGATAGCCTGCAACTCCTCTGCCGCAGCAAAAACGATCATGTGGTGCAGAGCTGGTCGGCCGACAACGGTAAAACCTGGAGCCCCGTAACCGCCACGAAGCTGCCGAATCCCAATTCCGGGACGGATGCGCTGACGCTGGACAACGGGTACAAGCTCATCGTGTACAACCCCGCCGTGCGCGGCGGCAATTGGTCTGCAGGGCGCGCCAAACTGTATGTGGCCATCAGCCGCGACGGCATCAACTGGAAAGATGCGGCCGTGCTCGAAAACGGCGACAAAGGCGAATTCAGCTACCCCGCGGTGATCCAGGGGAAAGACGGGCTCATCCATATCACCTACACCGCCGACCGGAAAAACATCCGCTACTGCATGATGCGGATCGCCCCGCTCACTGCGGAATAA
- a CDS encoding MFS transporter encodes MLTETVQSPKQALPYKKRWSALALLCTAQFIVIMDTSIIGVALPAIKSDLGYSQSGLQWIFNAYVIVFGGFLLLGGRLSDLFGARKIFMWGFAVLSAASLLAGMAWSEASLNIGRALQGLGSALIAPSALTLLLTKFTDPKELNKALGFWGAAAAAGGSAGVFLGGAITQWLSWEWVFLINIPVGLIVLVLSPSLLLKGAHRKGSIDFSGAILATAAFVIMVYAIVAAEGNGWSSAKTWGLLAFSVLLLIAFIVLQKTKKEPLMPLSIFKAFNLSAGNIVMALMAAAWIPLWFFLNLYLQQVLQLPAFNSGLALLPMTVTIMIFMMVITGKLMGRFGIKPNLVAGLLVLSLSLLIFSVAPVDGSFIMHVLPASLLGAIGMSLAYIPGTVASISGARPEESGLASGLVNTSYQIGSALGLAVIVAISSAKTGSLKLSGEGDVAALNGGFQTAFLVAAVISFAGAIVAAAGIKKAPQPENN; translated from the coding sequence ATGCTTACTGAAACCGTACAATCGCCCAAACAGGCGCTTCCCTATAAAAAACGCTGGTCTGCCCTCGCATTGCTTTGCACCGCCCAGTTCATCGTCATCATGGACACTTCGATCATCGGCGTGGCGTTGCCTGCCATCAAAAGCGACCTGGGCTATTCGCAGTCCGGCCTTCAATGGATCTTCAATGCGTACGTGATCGTGTTCGGTGGGTTCCTGCTGCTGGGCGGCCGGCTGTCTGACCTGTTCGGCGCGCGGAAGATTTTTATGTGGGGATTCGCCGTACTGTCTGCCGCGTCCTTGCTGGCGGGCATGGCCTGGTCGGAAGCTTCGCTGAACATCGGCAGGGCTTTGCAGGGCCTGGGTTCCGCGCTGATCGCGCCATCGGCGCTCACATTATTGCTCACCAAATTCACCGATCCCAAAGAGCTGAACAAGGCCCTGGGGTTCTGGGGCGCAGCGGCCGCAGCGGGCGGCTCGGCGGGCGTGTTCCTGGGTGGCGCCATCACGCAATGGCTGTCGTGGGAATGGGTGTTCCTCATCAACATTCCCGTGGGGCTGATCGTGCTGGTATTAAGTCCGTCGCTGTTGCTGAAAGGCGCCCACCGCAAAGGGAGCATCGATTTTTCAGGCGCCATCCTGGCCACGGCGGCGTTCGTTATCATGGTTTACGCCATCGTGGCGGCGGAAGGGAATGGCTGGAGCTCCGCGAAAACCTGGGGGCTGCTCGCGTTTTCCGTGCTGCTGCTGATCGCGTTCATCGTTTTGCAGAAAACGAAGAAAGAACCGCTCATGCCGCTGTCCATTTTTAAAGCGTTCAACCTTTCGGCCGGCAACATCGTAATGGCGTTGATGGCCGCGGCCTGGATCCCATTGTGGTTTTTCCTCAATCTTTATTTACAGCAGGTGTTGCAGTTGCCGGCGTTCAACAGTGGACTGGCATTGCTGCCCATGACGGTTACGATCATGATTTTCATGATGGTCATTACCGGGAAACTGATGGGCAGGTTCGGGATCAAGCCGAATCTGGTAGCGGGTTTGCTGGTATTGAGCCTTTCGTTGCTCATTTTCAGCGTGGCGCCGGTGGACGGGAGCTTTATTATGCATGTGCTGCCGGCGTCGTTGCTGGGCGCCATCGGGATGTCGCTGGCGTATATTCCGGGAACGGTGGCATCGATTTCGGGCGCGCGGCCCGAGGAGTCGGGCCTGGCATCCGGCCTGGTCAACACCAGTTACCAGATCGGGTCGGCATTGGGCCTGGCGGTGATCGTCGCCATTTCTTCTGCGAAAACGGGCAGCCTGAAATTGTCTGGAGAAGGGGATGTTGCGGCATTGAACGGCGGTTTCCAAACGGCGTTCCTCGTGGCGGCGGTGATCAGTTTCGCCGGCGCGATCGTTGCGGCCGCGGGCATTAAAAAAGCACCGCAGCCTGAAAATAACTAA
- a CDS encoding TolC family protein, translated as MKLITYIIPLLLLAVGSRGQAVRKMSLSEALSLAATANRQVQIQTLEEARQQSVTREVRSQLLPSVNAGAGYQHYFDRQVIFLPGYFAGTTKPVQDVAVGGKNAVNGLISASQPLLNETARRQTKAALYDERIQQEKSAELQSALGEQISITYLDMLFMQSQIGLQRQSLARNEKALADTRSLYAQGRSLKADTLRAFISVENLRSSISYLDNQVEVTGIRLKRLIGLDEADVIALTDNLGISGEDAGASELAQAQATAAQSRNDIAIRKLTVEKSQVALAVAKSERIPKVMAIGQYQLQAQADNVKLGQYVWPRTSFIGVQVAVPVFNGNRVKSQISQAAIRAKQESIGLDDLHRSVKAEIAALVSQRQEAVRQLAIQQRTVELAEVSYAMMDERYRNGLGTRLELTDAELALTQSKINYLQAIYRHKVVQVQLRRAQGLLQLQ; from the coding sequence ATGAAACTGATAACATACATCATACCCTTGCTGCTGCTGGCGGTTGGCAGCCGGGGACAGGCGGTAAGAAAGATGAGTCTTTCCGAAGCCCTGTCGCTCGCCGCAACGGCCAACCGGCAGGTGCAGATACAAACGCTGGAAGAGGCGCGCCAGCAAAGCGTGACCCGCGAAGTGCGCAGCCAGCTCCTGCCCAGCGTGAATGCAGGCGCCGGGTATCAGCATTACTTCGACCGGCAGGTGATTTTTCTGCCGGGGTATTTCGCCGGAACGACGAAACCGGTGCAGGACGTGGCCGTTGGCGGGAAGAACGCTGTCAACGGGCTCATTTCCGCCAGCCAGCCTTTGCTGAACGAAACAGCGAGGCGGCAAACGAAAGCCGCGCTGTACGACGAGCGCATCCAGCAGGAAAAATCCGCCGAACTGCAAAGCGCCCTCGGCGAACAGATTTCCATCACTTATCTCGATATGCTGTTCATGCAGTCGCAGATCGGATTGCAGCGGCAAAGCCTCGCCAGGAACGAGAAGGCGCTGGCTGATACCCGCTCGCTCTATGCACAGGGCAGAAGCCTGAAAGCCGATACCCTGCGGGCTTTCATCTCCGTTGAGAATCTCAGGTCCTCCATTTCCTATCTCGATAATCAGGTCGAAGTAACGGGCATCCGGCTGAAGCGGCTCATCGGGCTCGATGAGGCAGACGTCATCGCCCTTACCGACAATCTCGGTATTTCCGGTGAAGATGCGGGCGCTTCCGAACTGGCGCAGGCGCAGGCAACGGCCGCGCAAAGCCGCAACGATATCGCCATCCGTAAGCTGACTGTCGAAAAAAGCCAGGTGGCGCTTGCCGTCGCAAAATCGGAACGTATCCCCAAAGTGATGGCGATCGGGCAATACCAATTGCAGGCGCAGGCAGATAATGTGAAACTGGGTCAATATGTGTGGCCGCGGACGTCGTTCATCGGCGTGCAGGTAGCGGTGCCGGTATTCAACGGCAACCGCGTCAAATCGCAGATCAGCCAGGCGGCCATCCGCGCCAAACAGGAAAGCATCGGGCTCGACGATCTGCATCGTTCCGTGAAGGCGGAAATCGCGGCGCTCGTTTCGCAGCGGCAGGAAGCGGTGCGGCAATTGGCCATACAGCAGCGAACGGTGGAGCTGGCGGAAGTCAGTTATGCGATGATGGACGAGCGTTACCGCAACGGGCTCGGCACGCGGCTGGAGCTCACCGACGCGGAGCTTGCCCTCACACAGTCGAAAATCAACTACCTGCAGGCGATCTACCGGCACAAGGTGGTCCAGGTACAACTGCGCCGCGCGCAGGGCCTGCTGCAATTACAATAA